Proteins encoded together in one Lepisosteus oculatus isolate fLepOcu1 chromosome 2, fLepOcu1.hap2, whole genome shotgun sequence window:
- the exoc8 gene encoding exocyst complex component 8 has product MADTANRLRKQLESPNFDPQNYVKQLSQQSDGDRDLQEHRQKIQNLADETAQNLKKNVYKNYRQFIETAKEISYLESEMYQLSHILTEQKSIMESITQTLLSTDKDEAAKEMLAAFPKETEELKQRTLTTLLEKVEGCKNIMETPGRYLVYNGDLLEYDVDNMSQIQKVHAFLMNDCLLIATWLPNRRGAVRYKYNALYDLDSFAIVNVKDNPPMKDMFKILMFPDSRIFQAENSKIKKEWLEILDETKKNKAVKERHKKEEETPNSPVRQEVSNNPFDEEEAMGLQETVDLSLEWIQELPEDLDVCIAQRDFEGAVDLLDKLNEYLKDQPVNQAVKELRVKVDERVRQLTEVLVFELSPDRSLRGGPKATRRAVSQLIRLGQSTKACELFLKNRAAAVQTAIRQLRIEGATLLYIHKLCNIFFTSLLETAKEFEMDFAGNTGCYSAFVVWSRSAMRMFVDAFSKQVFDSKENLSTAAECVKVAKEHCMQLSEIGLDLTFTLQSLLVKDIKAALHSYKEIIIEATKHRNSEEMWRKMNLMTPEALGKLKEEMRNCGVGSFEQYTGDDCWVNLSYTIVAFTKQMMAFLEEGLKLYFPELHMVLLESLREIILVAVQHVDYSLRCEQETEKKAFIVQNASFLYETVLPVVEKRFEEGVGKPAKQLQELRNGSRMMRVNPDSTTSLV; this is encoded by the coding sequence ATGGCAGACACTGCAAACAGACTACGTAAGCAACTGGAATCGCCAAATTTCGATCCACAGAATTATGTTAAGCAGCTCTCTCAGCAGTCAGATGGTGACAGAGACCTGCAAGAGCACaggcaaaaaatacaaaatctggCAGATGAGACGGCACAAAACCTCAAGAAGAATGTCTACAAGAATTACAGACAGTTTATCGAGACTGCCAAAGAAATTTCTTATTTGGAGAGCGAAATGTATCAGCTCAGCCACATTCTAACCGAACAGAAGAGTATAATGGAGAGCATCACTCAGACGCTGCTCTCCACGGACAAAGATGAAGCTGCGAAGGAAATGCTGGCTGCCTTCCCGAAGGAAACCGAAGAGTTAAAGCAGAGAACGCTAACAACACTTCTGGAGAAAGTAGAGGGCTGTAAAAACATTATGGAGACCCCTGGAAGGTATTTAGTTTATAACGGAGATTTGTTGGAATATGATGTTGATAACATGTCCCAAATCCAAAAGGTTCATGCCTTTTTGATGAATGATTGCCTTCTCATTGCTACTTGGCTTCCCAACCGACGGGGTGCAGTGAGGTACAAGTACAACGCCCTGTACGACCTGGACAGCTTTGCTATAGTCAATGTGAAAGACAACCCCCCCATGAAAGACATGTTCAAAATCTTGATGTTTCCAGATAGCAGGATCTTCCAGGCAGAGAACAGTAAGATTAAGAAAGAGTGGCTGGAGATTCTGgatgaaaccaaaaaaaataagGCAGTGAAGGAGAGGCACAAGAAAGAGGAGGAGACACCCAATTCCCCAGTGCGACAAGAAGTGTCAAACAACCCTTTTGATGAGGAAGAGGCCATGGGTTTGCAGGAGACTGTGGACTTGAGCTTAGAATGGATTCAGGAGTTGCCAGAGGATCTAGATGTCTGCATTGCACAGCGTGACTTTGAAGGAGCTGTAGACCTGTTGGACAAGCTGAATGAGTACCTGAAAGACCAACCAGTGAACCAGGCCGTCAAGGAGCTGAGGGTCAAGGTAGATGAGAGGGTGCGGCAGCTGACCGAGGTCCTGGTATTCGAGCTCTCCCCAGACCGGTCCCTGCGGGGTGGCCCCAAAGCCACACGGCGCGCAGTTTCCCAGCTGATCCGTCTGGGCCAGTCCACCAAGGCCTGTGAGCTCTTCCTGAAGAACAGGGCAGCTGCCGTTCAAACAGCCATCCGTCAGCTGCGTATCGAGGGTGCCACCTTGCTGTACATACACAAGCTCTGCAACATCTTCTTCACCAGCCTGCTTGAGACCGCCAAGGAGTTTGAGATGGACTTTGCTGGGAACACTGGGTGCTACTCCGCATTTGTGGTGTGGTCTCGTTCAGCCATGAGGATGTTTGTGGATGCCTTCAGCAAGCAGGTCTTTGATAGCAAGGAGAACCTCTCCACTGCTGCCGAGTGTGTGAAGGTCGCAAAGGAACATTGCATGCAACTAAGTGAAATTGGTCTGGACCTCACCTTCACCCTCCAGTCTCTCCTAGTCAAAGACATCAAAGCTGCCCTTCACAGCTATAAGGAGATCATCATTGAGGCCACGAAGCACCGCAACTCTGAGGAAATGTGGCGCAAAATGAACTTGATGACCCCTGAGGCCCTAGGGAAATTGAAAGAAGAGATGCGCAACTGTGGGGTGGGCAGCTTTGAGCAGTACACTGGTGACGACTGCTGGGTAAATCTCAGCTACACCATCGTTGCCTTTACCAAGCAAATGATGGCCTTCCTGGAGGAAGGGCTGAAGCTCTACTTCCCTGAGCTGCACATGGTGCTCCTGGAGAGCCTGCGGGAAATAATTCTGGTTGCTGTTCAGCATGTGGACTACAGCCTGCGATGCGAGCAGGAGACTGAGAAAAAAGCCTTTATCGTTCAGAACGCATCCTTCCTCTACGAAACGGTCCTTCCTGTGGTGGAGAAGCGATTTGAAGAAGGAGTGGGGAAGCCAGCCAAGCAACTGCAGGAACTAAGGAATGGGTCACGAATGATGCGCGTCAACCCTGATAGTACAACCTCTCTAGTGTAA